In the genome of Crassaminicella thermophila, the window ACACTAGCTTTAGATACTTTCAAATCAATGGAATTTGGTCCCTTAGGGATTGTAGACAATGATGAAGTAATTTTTTATCGAGATATTACAAAACACAGCCATATACAAACAGAGAAAATTGAAGTAAATGTAGACTTGATTAAAACAGCTGTTGGCATGGATTCTCGCTTAATAAAATTTTGTGTAGATTCAGGTAGCAAAGGGATTGTTATTGAAGCAATGGGAAGAGGAAACATTCCTCCTCAAATGGTTGAAGGTATTAAATACGCTCTTGATAATAATGTAATCGTTGTTATGGTATCTAGATGCCCTATGGGTAGAGTTCTAGATACCTATGGATATGAAGGCGCAGGAAGAAGCTTAAGAAATCTTGGTGTAATTTTAGGTGGTAACCTTCCTGGACAAAAAGCTAGAATTAAGCTTATGTTAGCTTTAAGTGTGACAAATGCTAGAGAAAAAGTAAAAGAAATTTTTGAAAAAGATTTTTATAAATAAAGAATCAGGATCTTTTATATCCTGATTCTTTATAATTACCTTATAATTTTATGACCACACTTTGGACAATAGTTTTCTTCATCTATAATTACTTCTCCACAAAAATTACAATATTTTAATCCTTTTATTTTATTTAATCGTGTTTTTATTCTATTTTTTTCATATTCCATTCTTTGAATTTCTCTACATTTTGAGTTAATAGCACTTACTGGCATACTCTCATTTTTACTTAAAAAATATTTATATACCAATTCACCAATATATAATTTTGCTTCTTCAATTTCCTCTTCAATATTCTTTAAATCTATTTTTAACTCTGCTATTTCAATAATCTCATCTGTCTTTTGAGATATCATTCTTGTTCCAGACGAAACTTTCTGTGCTAGCTTATCCATAAAATCCATAACATCCCCTCCCCTTCTATTATCAATATATTCTATATAAAAGTATTAGGTCTTTAAAAACTCATTGCGTATTAAACTTCATTGTTTTTTGTCTATATGATATATTATAATATATTCGCAGAAATACCAAAGGGAGTTGATATTTTGGAAATCATAGAAAATAATCTAAAAGAAATATTTAATCTACCAAAAAATTTTGTATCTTTTTACAAGCATATGAACTTTGCTATATTTGATATTGAAACAACAGGTTTAAATCCTAATGATGATCAGGTTATACTTATTGGCCTTTTATACTTAGAAAATGGTAATATTACCATAAAACAATTCTTCTGCAATAATAGAAACGAAGAATTATCCTTATTAAAGTCATTTATCAAAGTCATCAAACATTTTGATATTCTTATTAATTATAATGGAAATACCTTTGACATCCCTTTCTTAAATAAAAGATTCTTAGCTAATAAAATTAATTATTCTATTGAAAGCTATAAAAGTATTGATATATTAAAATTAATAAGAAAAGTTCAAAAAAATTTAAACCTTAAAAACTGTAAACTAAAATCTATTGAAAAATATCTAGGTATCCATCGAAATGATACAATTTCTGGAAAAGAAAGTGTATCATTGTATGCTCAATTTGAAAAGAATCAAAATATACAGCTAAAAAACACTATACTCCTTCATAACTATGATGATCTATATTATTTAGGCAAGTCTTTAATGATATTAGACCAGATTTCCCATGAGCAAATTATAAGTTGTTTCCCACAGGTTTTTTATACAAACGATAATATGATATATGTAACAAATCAGATAATTAAGAATGGAACTTTATATTTGAAAGGAATATGCAAAAATAAAAATATAGATGATTATGTTGCTTATGAAAGTAGTTTTAGTTTTGAATATACAAAAGAAACCAATACGTTTTCTATAACTATCCCTTTATATAAAGGCCGGCTTTCTTCAGGTTCTCAATGCTTGTATATCGATACTAATGATTTTTCTTTTCTCTATAGTAAGGTTTCACTAGATGCTCGTATTCCTAAGAACATTATTTTATTTAAAATAGATAAAAAAATACAAACTATAGAAATTCATTCTTTTATATCTATTCTCATTCCCTATATTTTCAAAAAAATAACATAAGGCTTAGGTTATTAGTTAAATAACCTAAGCCTTAATAAATATAAAAACAAGCATACTCCAATGGAGTATGCTTGCACTTTGTTGGTGCCCAGAGGCGGAATCGAACCACCGACACGGGGATTTTCAGTCCCCTGCTCTACCGACTGAGCTATCTGGGCAAATTGGTGGGCCTTCAGGGACTCGAACCCCGGACCTGCCGGTTATGAGCCGGACGCTCTAACCAACTGAGCTAAAGGCCCCAATACATGGTGGGCTTGGGAGGACTCGAACCTCCGACCTCACGCTTATCAGGCGTGCGCTCTAACCACCTGAGCTACAAGCCCATATTGGTCGGGGTGGCAGGATTTGAACCCGCGGCCCCCTGGTCCCAAACCAGATGCGCTACCAAACTGCGCTACACCCCGACTATTTTGTAATTGGCAGGGGCAGAAGGACTCGAACCCTCGGCACGTGGTTTTGGAGACCA includes:
- a CDS encoding zinc ribbon domain-containing protein, which translates into the protein MDFMDKLAQKVSSGTRMISQKTDEIIEIAELKIDLKNIEEEIEEAKLYIGELVYKYFLSKNESMPVSAINSKCREIQRMEYEKNRIKTRLNKIKGLKYCNFCGEVIIDEENYCPKCGHKIIR
- a CDS encoding ribonuclease H-like domain-containing protein; the protein is MEIIENNLKEIFNLPKNFVSFYKHMNFAIFDIETTGLNPNDDQVILIGLLYLENGNITIKQFFCNNRNEELSLLKSFIKVIKHFDILINYNGNTFDIPFLNKRFLANKINYSIESYKSIDILKLIRKVQKNLNLKNCKLKSIEKYLGIHRNDTISGKESVSLYAQFEKNQNIQLKNTILLHNYDDLYYLGKSLMILDQISHEQIISCFPQVFYTNDNMIYVTNQIIKNGTLYLKGICKNKNIDDYVAYESSFSFEYTKETNTFSITIPLYKGRLSSGSQCLYIDTNDFSFLYSKVSLDARIPKNIILFKIDKKIQTIEIHSFISILIPYIFKKIT